A genomic stretch from Nocardia wallacei includes:
- a CDS encoding winged helix-turn-helix transcriptional regulator has protein sequence MRARSGCPINATIEVIGDKWTMLVLRDVMFGNRRHFRELLAGSEEGIASNILSDRLKRLVAAGLLSREDTRPGQKAEYRLTEAAIQLVPVMAQLGSWGLRHRPTTERLRVRAELLEEGGPALWAEFMDELRESHLGIPRPPDAGPPPSERLRDAYERAVAED, from the coding sequence GTGCGAGCGCGTTCGGGATGTCCTATCAACGCCACGATCGAGGTGATCGGCGACAAGTGGACGATGCTGGTGTTGCGGGACGTCATGTTCGGCAACCGCCGGCACTTCCGTGAGTTGCTGGCCGGCTCCGAGGAGGGCATCGCCTCCAACATCCTCTCCGACCGGCTCAAACGCCTGGTCGCGGCCGGGCTGCTCAGCCGGGAGGACACCCGCCCGGGGCAGAAGGCCGAGTACCGCCTGACCGAGGCGGCCATCCAGCTGGTGCCCGTGATGGCGCAGCTGGGCAGCTGGGGATTGCGGCACCGCCCGACCACCGAGCGCCTGCGCGTGCGCGCGGAACTGCTGGAGGAGGGCGGCCCCGCGCTGTGGGCGGAGTTCATGGACGAACTGCGAGAGTCGCACCTCGGCATCCCGCGTCCCCCCGACGCCGGACCGCCGCCCTCGGAACGGCTGCGCGACGCCTACGAACGGGCCGTCGCGGAGGACTGA
- a CDS encoding cold-shock protein — MAHGTVKWFDSKKGFGFITADDGGPDVFVDYAEVEGVGFRSLIEGQRVQFEIRRAKAGPEARGVRVLRDR, encoded by the coding sequence ATGGCGCACGGCACGGTCAAGTGGTTCGACAGTAAGAAGGGGTTCGGTTTCATCACCGCCGACGACGGCGGCCCGGACGTCTTCGTCGACTACGCCGAGGTCGAGGGCGTCGGCTTCCGTTCCCTGATCGAGGGGCAGCGGGTGCAGTTCGAGATTCGCCGCGCGAAGGCCGGGCCCGAGGCCAGGGGCGTGCGAGTGCTCCGCGACCGCTAG
- a CDS encoding cold-shock protein, producing the protein MAQGVVKWFNSEKGFGFIAQDNGGPDVFVHYSAVSGSGFRSLDEGQRVEFEIGQGQKGPQAQGVRVI; encoded by the coding sequence ATGGCGCAAGGCGTAGTTAAGTGGTTCAACAGCGAGAAGGGCTTCGGGTTCATCGCACAGGACAACGGGGGGCCCGATGTGTTCGTGCATTACTCGGCCGTCTCCGGGTCGGGCTTCCGCTCGCTCGATGAAGGTCAGCGCGTGGAGTTCGAGATCGGCCAGGGCCAGAAGGGCCCGCAGGCCCAGGGCGTCCGCGTGATCTGA
- a CDS encoding alkaline phosphatase family protein, which yields MAITRRTCSALLVTSFAALVTGATLPRASAAAGAGKVAVIGIDGCLYSELLAAVTPNLQRLAAEGTLSRYSIAPHTTVSCPSWSAVLTGVWDTRTGVCDNGDSCSPERLSRFPTVFNRIKRAAPERRTASIATWDTISMIARLGDPHADVVLTTGANPLGTYGCEADIDTATAAETVRAIADGTDFVFTHFDQVDIAGHRLRASNPQAYRDAISRVDVLVGRIVDAVRSRSQRHPGERWSILVTTDHGHKPEGGHGGRSAYETASFVIAWGPDFAAGRTHNGYSLIDVTPTVLDLLGLPPVPDLDGKSLRAGGSGDPSASPPRTPVVGHPADPATTRLAALPSPADAGCKVGAASTGD from the coding sequence ATGGCCATCACCCGGCGCACCTGTTCGGCACTGTTGGTGACCTCCTTCGCGGCGCTCGTCACCGGCGCCACACTGCCGCGGGCGAGCGCCGCCGCGGGCGCGGGCAAGGTGGCGGTGATCGGCATCGACGGCTGCCTGTACAGCGAACTGCTCGCCGCCGTCACACCGAATCTGCAGCGGCTGGCCGCCGAGGGCACGCTCAGCCGGTATTCGATCGCGCCGCACACCACGGTGTCGTGCCCGTCCTGGTCGGCAGTGCTGACCGGGGTGTGGGACACCCGCACCGGCGTCTGCGACAACGGCGACAGCTGCTCGCCCGAACGCCTGAGCCGCTTCCCGACGGTGTTCAACCGGATCAAACGCGCCGCGCCCGAGCGCAGGACGGCCTCGATCGCCACGTGGGACACCATCTCGATGATCGCCCGTCTGGGCGATCCGCACGCCGACGTCGTGCTCACCACCGGCGCGAACCCGCTGGGCACCTACGGCTGCGAGGCCGACATCGACACCGCGACCGCGGCGGAGACGGTCCGCGCGATCGCCGACGGCACCGACTTCGTGTTCACCCATTTCGACCAGGTCGACATCGCCGGGCACCGGCTGCGCGCGAGCAACCCACAGGCCTACCGCGACGCGATCAGCCGGGTCGACGTGCTGGTCGGCCGGATCGTCGACGCGGTGCGGTCGCGCTCGCAACGGCACCCCGGGGAGCGGTGGTCGATTCTGGTGACCACCGACCACGGGCACAAGCCCGAGGGCGGGCACGGCGGCCGGAGCGCCTACGAGACCGCCAGCTTCGTCATCGCGTGGGGTCCCGACTTCGCGGCGGGCCGCACGCACAACGGGTATTCGCTGATCGATGTCACCCCGACGGTGCTCGATCTGCTCGGCCTCCCGCCGGTACCCGATCTGGACGGAAAGTCGTTGCGCGCGGGCGGTTCCGGTGATCCGTCGGCGTCGCCGCCACGCACGCCGGTGGTCGGGCATCCCGCCGATCCCGCCACCACCCGCCTCGCGGCGCTGCCGTCCCCGGCCGATGCCGGATGCAAGGTCGGCGCGGCATCCACCGGCGACTAG
- the serA gene encoding phosphoglycerate dehydrogenase gives MSQHGRPVVLIADKLAQSTVDALGDGVEVRWVDGPNRPELLAAVPEADALLVRSATTVDAEVLEAGKNLKIVARAGVGLDNVDVPAATERGVMVVNAPTSNIHTAAEHAVTLLLSAARQIPAADATLREHTWKRSKFNGVEIFGKTVGVVGLGRIGQLFAARLAAFETKIIAYDPYVSPARAAQLGIELVSLDELLQRADLISVHLPKTPETKGLFSKEKLALTKPGVIIVNAARGGLIDEQALADAITSGHVRAAGIDVYETEPCTDSPLFELPQVVVTPHLGASTAEAQDRAGTDVAKSVLLALAGEFVPGAVNVTGGAVGEEVAPWLEIVRKQGVLLGALASELPVSLEVVVRGELSSEDVAVLELSALRGIFTALVEDPVTFVNAPQLAKDRGIEASVSTVSESPSHRSLVDLRAVFGDGATLNVAGTLTEPQQVQKIVNINGRNYDMRAEGLNLAVLNYDDRPGALGRIGTKLGEADIDIQAAQLSQDVDKEGATVVLRVNKEVPADVQAAIAEAVGAAKVAQVDLS, from the coding sequence GTGAGCCAACATGGCCGTCCCGTAGTTCTGATCGCCGACAAGCTCGCCCAGTCGACCGTCGATGCGCTCGGTGACGGTGTCGAGGTGCGCTGGGTAGACGGCCCGAACCGGCCCGAGCTGCTGGCCGCCGTGCCCGAGGCGGACGCACTGCTGGTGCGCTCGGCCACCACCGTCGACGCCGAGGTGCTCGAGGCCGGGAAGAACCTGAAGATCGTCGCCCGCGCCGGTGTCGGCCTGGACAATGTCGACGTGCCCGCGGCCACCGAGCGCGGGGTCATGGTGGTCAACGCGCCCACCTCGAACATCCACACCGCCGCCGAGCACGCCGTCACGCTGCTGCTGTCGGCCGCCCGCCAGATTCCGGCCGCCGACGCCACCCTGCGCGAGCACACCTGGAAGCGCAGCAAGTTCAACGGCGTCGAGATCTTCGGCAAGACCGTCGGCGTGGTCGGCCTGGGCCGCATCGGCCAGCTGTTCGCCGCACGCCTGGCGGCATTCGAGACCAAGATCATCGCGTATGACCCCTACGTGTCGCCCGCGCGGGCCGCGCAGCTGGGCATCGAGCTGGTGTCGCTGGACGAACTGCTGCAGCGCGCCGACCTGATCTCGGTGCACCTGCCCAAGACGCCGGAGACCAAGGGCCTGTTCTCCAAGGAGAAGCTGGCGCTGACCAAGCCGGGCGTCATCATCGTCAACGCCGCCCGCGGCGGGCTCATCGACGAGCAGGCCCTCGCCGACGCCATCACCTCCGGCCACGTGCGGGCCGCCGGTATCGATGTCTACGAGACCGAGCCGTGCACCGACAGCCCGCTGTTCGAGCTGCCGCAGGTTGTCGTCACGCCGCACCTGGGCGCGTCCACCGCCGAGGCGCAGGACCGGGCGGGCACCGATGTCGCCAAGTCCGTGCTGCTGGCGCTGGCGGGCGAGTTCGTGCCGGGCGCGGTGAACGTGACCGGTGGCGCGGTGGGCGAGGAGGTCGCGCCGTGGCTCGAGATCGTGCGCAAGCAGGGCGTGCTGCTGGGCGCGCTGGCCAGCGAGCTGCCGGTCAGCCTGGAGGTCGTGGTGCGCGGCGAGTTGTCCTCGGAAGACGTTGCGGTGCTGGAGCTTTCGGCGCTGCGCGGTATCTTCACGGCGCTGGTCGAGGATCCGGTCACCTTCGTCAACGCACCGCAGCTGGCCAAGGACCGCGGTATCGAGGCGTCGGTCTCCACCGTTTCGGAGAGCCCCTCGCACCGCAGCCTCGTCGACCTGCGCGCGGTGTTCGGTGACGGCGCGACCCTGAACGTGGCCGGGACGCTGACCGAGCCGCAGCAGGTTCAGAAGATCGTCAACATCAACGGCCGCAACTACGACATGCGCGCCGAGGGCCTCAACCTGGCCGTGCTCAACTACGACGACCGCCCGGGCGCGCTGGGCCGCATCGGCACCAAGCTCGGGGAGGCCGACATCGACATCCAGGCCGCGCAGCTGAGCCAGGACGTCGACAAGGAGGGCGCCACCGTGGTGCTGCGCGTCAACAAGGAGGTTCCGGCCGACGTCCAGGCCGCGATCGCCGAGGCCGTGGGCGCGGCCAAGGTCGCCCAGGTCGACCTGAGCTGA
- a CDS encoding VOC family protein, which produces MNEHLDGFHHAGLLTRDLDTLEKRYESLGFTLSPRSRHLLAAEPGKPPVPGCTANRCAVFGDSYIELLGIVDDAAPDPWHTRAMAAEYEGFRLLNLETGDADAADARLREIGLTTSGVLDLERAVDTASGPRTLRARAVHVDPRATPEGYLGVAQHLTREYVHQPRYLGHENGARGIGAVLIVADPAVFDTVVDRYARISGRPADQEGPLALVDVGGARLEIVRSGDAEALLPGEPAPSGSYLAAMTIRVADVYRAREVVDNAAIATRTTPDGFFVSARDAFGAGLFFTG; this is translated from the coding sequence ATGAACGAACATCTCGACGGTTTCCACCACGCCGGCCTGCTCACCCGCGATCTCGACACGCTCGAGAAGCGTTACGAGTCGCTGGGTTTCACCCTCAGCCCACGCTCACGTCACCTGCTCGCCGCCGAACCCGGGAAACCGCCGGTCCCCGGCTGCACGGCCAATCGGTGCGCAGTGTTCGGTGACTCCTACATCGAACTGCTCGGCATCGTCGACGACGCCGCGCCCGATCCGTGGCACACGCGGGCGATGGCCGCCGAGTACGAGGGTTTCCGCCTGCTCAACCTCGAAACCGGCGACGCGGACGCGGCGGACGCCCGGCTGCGCGAGATCGGGCTGACCACCTCCGGCGTGCTGGACCTGGAGCGCGCCGTGGACACCGCCTCCGGCCCGCGCACCCTGCGGGCCCGCGCGGTGCACGTGGACCCGCGGGCGACGCCGGAGGGGTATCTCGGTGTCGCGCAACATCTCACGCGCGAATACGTCCATCAGCCGCGCTATCTCGGGCACGAGAACGGGGCGCGCGGGATCGGCGCGGTATTGATCGTCGCCGACCCCGCCGTGTTCGACACCGTGGTCGACCGCTACGCGCGTATCTCGGGCCGCCCCGCCGACCAGGAGGGACCCCTCGCGCTGGTGGACGTCGGCGGTGCCCGGCTGGAGATCGTCCGCTCCGGCGACGCCGAGGCGCTGCTTCCCGGCGAGCCCGCACCGTCCGGTTCGTATCTCGCCGCGATGACGATCCGCGTCGCCGATGTCTATCGGGCGCGCGAGGTCGTGGACAACGCCGCGATCGCGACGCGCACCACCCCCGATGGCTTCTTCGTCTCGGCCCGCGACGCCTTCGGCGCCGGGCTGTTCTTCACGGGGTGA
- a CDS encoding Lrp/AsnC family transcriptional regulator, whose product MDSVELDGVASALVHALQVDGRAPFSRIADVLGVSDRTVARRFGRLRAHGLVRVTGVPDSDRTGYAEWLVRLRTRPGSAALVARELARRQDSSWVTVLSGGTEVVAVIRVEGEQPLPTRVLTGHAQVDAVDAQRLLRHLTARRWPGRTRALTPEQVAALRIPEPETSGAVVLTDLDRRLLVALRLDGRADFPSLARATGWSESAVRRRVDELRRRGVVRFDVEIDAATLGFAVQAILWLTVSPARLAAVADQLNAHTEVAFAGATTGPHNLVVLVVCRTASDLFDYLSTTIGRIPGIERVESAALTTIVKRTAPPRLP is encoded by the coding sequence GTGGATTCGGTCGAACTCGACGGCGTCGCCTCGGCGCTGGTGCACGCTCTGCAGGTCGACGGGCGGGCGCCGTTCAGCCGAATCGCCGACGTGCTCGGGGTCTCCGATCGGACCGTGGCCCGCCGCTTCGGCCGGCTGCGCGCGCACGGCTTGGTCCGGGTCACGGGCGTGCCGGACAGCGACCGCACCGGATACGCGGAATGGCTGGTGCGCTTGCGGACCCGTCCGGGCAGTGCCGCGCTGGTCGCGCGGGAGCTGGCCCGGCGGCAGGACAGTTCGTGGGTCACGGTGCTCTCCGGCGGCACCGAGGTGGTGGCCGTGATCCGGGTCGAGGGCGAACAGCCGTTGCCGACGCGGGTGCTGACCGGACATGCCCAGGTCGATGCCGTCGACGCGCAACGTCTGCTGCGCCACCTCACCGCCCGGCGCTGGCCCGGCCGCACCCGCGCGCTGACTCCCGAACAGGTCGCCGCCCTGCGAATTCCGGAGCCGGAGACCTCCGGCGCTGTGGTCCTGACCGATCTGGACCGGCGGCTGCTCGTCGCGTTGCGGCTCGACGGGCGCGCGGACTTTCCGAGCCTGGCCCGGGCGACGGGATGGTCCGAGTCGGCGGTGCGGCGCCGCGTCGACGAGCTCCGCCGCCGCGGCGTCGTTCGCTTCGACGTGGAGATCGACGCGGCCACACTGGGATTCGCGGTGCAGGCGATCCTGTGGTTGACCGTATCGCCCGCCCGGCTCGCCGCCGTCGCCGATCAGCTGAACGCCCACACCGAGGTGGCGTTCGCGGGCGCCACGACCGGCCCGCACAATCTCGTCGTGCTCGTAGTGTGCCGCACCGCGAGCGACCTGTTCGACTACCTGTCGACCACGATCGGCCGCATCCCCGGCATCGAGCGAGTCGAATCGGCCGCCCTCACCACCATCGTCAAACGCACCGCCCCGCCTCGGCTGCCCTGA
- a CDS encoding 3-isopropylmalate dehydrogenase: MKLAVIPGDGIGPEVIAEALKVLDVVVPGVERTHYDLGAKRYHATGEVLPDNVLPELKQHDAILLGAIGDPSVPSGVLERGLLLRTRFALDHHVNLRPSKLYPGVTSPLAGNPDIDFVVVREGTEGPYTGTGGAIRVETPHEVATEVSTNTRFGIERVVRYAFAKARQRRKHLTLVHKTNVLSFAGSLWQRTVSEVGAEYPDIEVAYQHIDAATIHMVNDPGRFDVIVTDNLFGDIITDLAAAVSGGIGLAASGNIDASGANPSMFEPVHGSAPDIAGQSKADPTAAILSVSLLLTHLGNTEAATRIESAVAKDLASRTGTASTVEIGDRIAAAL, translated from the coding sequence ATGAAGCTGGCTGTCATCCCCGGTGACGGAATCGGGCCCGAGGTCATCGCGGAGGCGCTGAAGGTGCTCGACGTGGTCGTGCCCGGCGTCGAGCGGACCCACTACGACCTGGGCGCGAAGCGCTACCACGCGACCGGCGAGGTGCTGCCGGACAATGTGCTGCCCGAATTGAAGCAGCACGACGCGATTCTGCTGGGCGCGATCGGCGACCCGTCCGTGCCGAGTGGCGTCCTCGAGCGCGGCCTGCTGCTGCGCACCCGTTTCGCGCTCGACCACCACGTGAATCTGCGGCCGTCCAAGCTGTACCCGGGCGTGACCAGTCCGCTCGCGGGCAACCCGGACATCGACTTCGTGGTGGTGCGCGAGGGCACCGAGGGGCCCTACACGGGCACCGGCGGCGCGATCCGCGTGGAGACGCCGCACGAGGTCGCCACCGAGGTCAGCACCAACACCCGGTTCGGCATCGAACGCGTGGTCCGCTACGCCTTCGCCAAGGCGCGGCAGCGGCGCAAGCACCTCACCCTGGTGCACAAGACCAATGTGCTCAGCTTCGCCGGTTCGCTGTGGCAGCGCACCGTGAGCGAGGTCGGCGCCGAATACCCGGACATCGAGGTGGCTTACCAGCACATCGATGCCGCCACCATCCACATGGTCAACGACCCGGGCCGCTTCGACGTGATCGTCACCGACAACCTGTTCGGCGACATCATCACCGACCTGGCCGCCGCGGTGTCCGGTGGTATCGGCCTGGCCGCCTCGGGCAACATCGACGCCTCCGGCGCCAACCCGAGCATGTTCGAGCCGGTGCACGGCAGCGCGCCCGACATCGCCGGGCAGTCCAAGGCCGACCCGACCGCGGCCATCCTCTCGGTGTCCCTGCTCCTCACCCACCTCGGCAACACCGAAGCGGCCACCCGCATCGAGTCCGCCGTGGCCAAGGACCTGGCCTCCCGCACCGGCACGGCCTCCACCGTGGAGATCGGCGACCGCATCGCCGCGGCTCTGTAG